The Macadamia integrifolia cultivar HAES 741 chromosome 3, SCU_Mint_v3, whole genome shotgun sequence genome segment gagagagagagagagagagagagagagagagggagagtacCTTCGATCTCTTTGAACCTCTGCAACAGCTACTCGACGAAGACACACTGTCGCAGATACTGCTCGACGAACAAGTTCCACCAATGTTATGATGTAACGAAGAAGAGAGTCAAGCCATGGTTAAGGGTTTTTGatttacttttgttttttacccAAAATCACATCTAAAAGATGCTAATTTAGAGAgcgagaggaagaagaagagtagagagagagagagagagagagtacctgtTCGATCTCTTTGAACCTCGGCAGCTACTCAACGAAGACCCACTGCTGCAAATGCTGCTCGACGAACAAGTTCCTCCAACGTTCTGAGATCTCCTCAACATCAAGCCCAATTCCACCATAAGACGACTTCCGACGACTTCCGACGAcctgctcttcttcttttctcgaCTTCTGACGacttgctcttcttcttttctctgagTTTTCTTCGATTGACCAACGGAGAAGAAGGGTTCAGACTTCAGAGGAAAACGAACCcagttttctttagttttgaccaacggagaagaagggagagatgaCGGGAGTCACGGACTCACGGGACTACGGCTACGGGATGTGATTTCAGAATtagggatttggggaagaaaacgaATGGAAGGGTTTTGAcgttttctttagttttgggttttttttttttttaaatagtatgacaaaattcctatttttcccTTACAAAATGTATACACGTTTTAAACgtgcgtttaaaacgcgtttaaaacgttTTATACTGCCGTTCCTCctttttttccgtattgtataGAAGTATACggcaaaacgcgttttaaaaggcaaaaaaacgcaaacgcgttttaactaacaaggGTTTGGATAGGCTTGGGAGGTTATGGGCTTAGGCGGAAAGTAAGTGGGTGGTGGTGTTTTTCGAAAAACCTCGAGTTTTATCTTACGAGGAAGAAGCCCATCAAATAGTCTAGTTTCAGGGTCAACTGGGCCAGATTGGGGTGGATTTTTTAAGACCCATCCAAAGGTCCCTGGGCTCAGTCCGGGTCTGGCCTAAGGCCGGGTTGGGATATCACAGACCAGCCCAATTCTGTTGGGCTCCAGGTGACCCATTTTATACGAGTCTCGGCAAACGATCCGAGACTCGTATAAAAACCTCAACCCCGTTCCACTACTTGGTTCGTGAATAGCCGCGGGTCACACGAAATGGAACCACCACACCAAGAAGCAGAGGCACACCGGGGGAGTTTCCCGCCACCCAACGCCACCGGCCCCGGTTACAGCTGCGGCGATGCCCCTACCATGGCACCACCGTCAACTTGGTCGGAAATCTCTCCGCCACCCACTTACCGTCCCATTCGCGCTCCAGCCATCAACCTCCCTCACAGCAACACCCAACAAGCCATAATCCTAGCCCCAGTCCCACAGTCCCAGAAGGCTCCCACCGTCTCACCTCCTTATCACTTCCAAACCCCTGTCAAGAAGATCCACACACCAGACGACATCCGCCATTTCCACGACTCAGGTTCCGGGAAGAACTTCCTTGGCTTCGTAGTGGCCCTCAGTGAGTCCATCCGCGGCCACAAAATCTCCGATCCCTGCCACCagtcccaaaccctaaactccatCGTTTCCATCCTCGAAACCATTCTCCGCTGGGTCGACGAAATCCCTCCGGTCGATCAATCCTCTCGCTACGGTAACCTCTCCTTTAGGATTTGGCAGAGCCGCTTGGCTGACAACGCTGATTCCTTGATGCTTCAATTTCTCCCGGAAGATCTCCGCTCCGCCACCATCGAGATCGTCCCTTACTTTACTGATAGTTTTGGCAATTCTAGCCGCATTGATTACGGAACTGGCCATGAGACCAACTTTGCAGCCTGGCTCTATTGCCTCGCTAGAATAGGGCTTCTCAAGGAAGAGGATTATCCGGCTATTGTGTCTCGGATCTTCGTCAAGTATCTCGAGTTGATGAGGAAGTTGCAGAATGTTTACTGCCTCGAACCGGCTGGGTCACACGGGGTTTGGGGTCTGGATGATTACCATTTCT includes the following:
- the LOC122072638 gene encoding serine/threonine-protein phosphatase 2A activator-like isoform X1 is translated as MEPPHQEAEAHRGSFPPPNATGPGYSCGDAPTMAPPSTWSEISPPPTYRPIRAPAINLPHSNTQQAIILAPVPQSQKAPTVSPPYHFQTPVKKIHTPDDIRHFHDSGSGKNFLGFVVALSESIRGHKISDPCHQSQTLNSIVSILETILRWVDEIPPVDQSSRYGNLSFRIWQSRLADNADSLMLQFLPEDLRSATIEIVPYFTDSFGNSSRIDYGTGHETNFAAWLYCLARIGLLKEEDYPAIVSRIFVKYLELMRKLQNVYCLEPAGSHGVWGLDDYHFLPFIFGSSQLIDHKYMKPKSIHNQDILDNFSNEYLYLSCIAFVKEVKKGPFSEHSPLLDDISGVPTWNKVNSGLLKMYKAEVLEKVPIMQHFLFGWLIKWRSHKKRRNAEQHTMLAETADFWSLIIENELADPIELG
- the LOC122072638 gene encoding serine/threonine-protein phosphatase 2A activator-like isoform X3, whose amino-acid sequence is MEPPHQEAEAHRGSFPPPNATGPGYSCGDAPTMAPPSTWSEISPPPTYRPIRAPAINLPHSNTQQAIILAPVPQSQKAPTVSPPYHFQTPVKKIHTPDDIRHFHDSGSGKNFLGFVVALSESIRGHKISDPCHQSQTLNSIVSILETILRWVDEIPPVDQSSRYGNLSFRIWQSRLADNADSLMLQFLPEDLRSATIEIVPYFTDSFGNSSRIDYGTGHETNFAAWLYCLARIGLLKEEDYPAIVSRIFVKYLELMRKLQNVYCLEPAGSHGVWGLDDYHFLPFIFGSSQLIDHKYMKPKSIHNQDILDNFSNEYLYLSCIAFVKEVKKGPFSEHSPLLDDISGVPTWNKVNSGLLKMYKAEVLEKVPIMQHFLFGWLIK
- the LOC122072638 gene encoding serine/threonine-protein phosphatase 2A activator-like isoform X2, yielding MEPPHQEAEAHRGSFPPPNATGPGYSCGDAPTMAPPSTWSEISPPPTYRPIRAPAINLPHSNTQQAIILAPVPQSQKAPTVSPPYHFQTPVKKIHTPDDIRHFHDSGSGKNFLGFVVALSESIRGHKISDPCHQSQTLNSIVSILETILRWVDEIPPVDQSSRYGNLSFRIWQSRLADNADSLMLQFLPEDLRSATIEIVPYFTDSFGNSSRIDYGTGHETNFAAWLYCLARIGLLKEEDYPAIVSRIFVKYLELMRKLQNVYCLEPAGSHGVWGLDDYHFLPFIFGSSQLIDHKYMKPKSIHNQDILDNFSNEYLYLSCIAFVKEVKKGPFSEHSPLLDDISGVPTWNKVNSGLLKMYKAEVLEKVPIMQHFLFGWLIKWVEPMHIMLDLQEL